A stretch of the Ostrea edulis chromosome 9, xbOstEdul1.1, whole genome shotgun sequence genome encodes the following:
- the LOC125659882 gene encoding uncharacterized protein LOC125659882, translated as MSRRDIKFAQHYVECTQCEENAEYYCNTCTDNLCQVCRDRHTKSNATRSHVIVPYQERPTTSPNTESCHIHPEFSYDMACQECKLPICIRCMKENHKDHTFRNIEGILKDTEKPCRDKIQNAKKNILPKLRDRLKKLSDQRTKSKEKRTDIRRRLREDAKQIKDLVDTILQEKLGDLDIGDKSLDEEFENQTAIISRFISNYEDFIDGFEDEEKRPYEKLALRNEILQSEVTEPELPSLENPQYQPEIINKDGVMKLFGKLSMPKKSTCEKPKQQISKKRNVSKDINSIGSPVKCLEFDMPSTRLRQISCVSVDKVWVGDNKVQIMLMDKTGNKLDEIKTDAFSLYGYHVVTHDGDLLYIDRTNNSIKKYTSDRKTTTVITTTGNWWPRCVYSSHRTGDILVGMSDGDNKRVVRYNKEGRELWQSQYDALGQRLYDYPNYITENVNGDTCTSDGGFNDAVVVVDRDGNHRFSYRGRQEGSKFSLYGICTDVHGRILVVVTAGNGDCVHMIDQNGEFITVLLTRDHGISREFGLCTDSDNNIWLCGNGRVKMYKYLN; from the coding sequence ATGTCCAGACGGGACATAAAGTTTGCCCAGCACTATGTGGAGTGTACACAGTGTGAGGAGAACGCTGAATATTACTGTAACACCTGTACCGACAACCTGTGTCAGGTATGCCGGGACCGTCACACCAAGAGCAACGCCACCAGATCCCACGTCATCGTCCCCTACCAGGAGAGGCCGACGACATCTCCAAACACCGAATCCTGTCACATTCATCCAGAATTCTCTTATGACATGGCGTGTCAGGAATGCAAACTACCGATCTGTATCAGGTGCATGAAAGAAAACCATAAAGATCACACATTTAGAAACATTGAGGGCATATTGAAAGACACCGAGAAACCCTGCAGAGACAAGATACAAAACGCGAAGAAGAATATCCTCCCAAAACTGCGTGACCGCTTAAAGAAATTATCTGACCAGAGAACAAAGTCCAAGGAGAAAAGAACCGACATAAGGAGACGACTGCGAGAAGATGCAAAACAGATTAAGGATTTAGTAGACACCATTCTCCAGGAGAAACTCGGAGATCTTGATATCGGCGACAAATCCCTGGATGAGGAATTCGAAAATCAAACAGCCATTATATCTCGTTTTATATCCAACTATGAAGATTTCATCGATGGATTTGAAGATGAAGAAAAACGACCGTACGAGAAGTTAGCGCTGCGAAATGAAATACTCCAATCTGAAGTTACAGAGCCTGAATTACCAAGCCTAGAAAATCCTCAGTACCAACCAGAAATCATCAACAAGGACGGGGTCATGAAGTTGTTTGGAAAATTAAGTATGCCGAAGAAATCTACGTGTgaaaaaccaaaacaacaaatttcCAAAAAACGTAACGTGTCAAAAGATATAAATTCGATTGGTTCTCCTGTAAAATGTCTGGAATTCGATATGCCCTCTACACGTTTACGTCAGATTTCCTGTGTATCTGTAGACAAAGTTTGGGTTGGAGATAACAAAGTCCAGATCATGCTCATGGACAAGACTGGAAACAAACTGGACGAGATTAAAACAGATGCGTTCTCATTGTACGGTTATCACGTTGTAACTCACGATGGTGATCTGCTGTATATCGACAGAACAAACAACAGCATCAAGAAATACACATCAGACAGGAAGACCACAACTGTAATCACAACCACGGGAAACTGGTGGCCTCGCTGTGTGTACTCCTCCCACAGGACCGGCGACATACTGGTGGGGATGAGTGATGGTGACAACAAGAGAGTGGTCCGATACAACAAGGAGGGGCGTGAGCTGTGGCAGAGTCAGTACGACGCCCTGGGTCAGCGTCTTTATGATTACCCTAACTATATAACAGAAAACGTGAACGGCGACACCTGCACGTCAGACGGTGGTTTTAATGACGCCGTGGTGGTGGTGGACAGGGACGGAAATCACCGCTTCTCCTACAGAGGTCGTCAGGAAGGATCAAAATTCAGTCTTTATGGAATCTGTACCGACGTCCATGGGCGGATCCTAGTGGTAGTCACTGCTGGCAATGGTGACTGCGTCCACATGATTGATCAGAACGGAGAGTTTATCACCGTCCTACTGACCAGGGATCATGGAATATCTAGAGAATTCGGACTGTGTACAGACAGTGACAATAATATCTGGCTTTGTGGAAACGGTAGAGtcaaaatgtacaaatatttgaattag
- the LOC125659879 gene encoding inactive rhomboid protein 1-like: MEEETGPISTQSSLKACLTSSARSILHFFGIHNRTDDDEVWEYKTLHRIQSEKFGLWRKGKSSDDATEILVQQVWTTMSNVLSEKVHILHGSAGQDQLIPPVSDCCLRNQRSTTSDWNQSAKNVKVVSDEASGSQQGAPPDSSADTESNVQDTSTNHQNIATSSQESPKSQSQTSTQGEEVTSDNKNQDVLSQQAAGPGHGESALQQDDKNQYVLSKQAAGPGHEESAVQEDNIPQQSGASFPNLGGKFENDEDREIYYSCDNVSLRGALDVAEEEVGTDEVKEQLPDNLAAADLAYGKEAYKNYSLYMQIERQDTIVKLKESKEAAMEKIAWKILKIGEVLDLAREYYLNPSSRAAKAWKDLQHNVRLNDSKCSEDNDEDMRHRLSTLHSHRPVFTILLVLVQVVVFIALCCIGGLTKMGFEPVLELSEGIPTFLGTETIHKWIKPNVWIGPDEKFWISVGAVYSTCIREDFKLILATVKKNYSSSAVLGCCEVANRNAAGTLTQQECEQETAGVGIWKIGVPCGSRPTGQNSVSHNIKPCCVNTRGECRMTSHQHCIFLEGVFHQEKGREHCSLVNCISEICIGKIGFMTSSIPSRPDRPWVAEPPKQWWRLPLSILYHHGIVHASLEVIVECLILSQIEITIGWLRLMILFVVCGCGGLLAAMTFNPYLPHVGATGAIFGAVGLLFVELIQFWSLINKPWQELLKLLFLMSVFIFSGTLPYLNIFSIIAGFVLGVLCAILLLPYISVKKCKAMCRVIMVSISIPFIVGLFTVFIYAFYEVQMLENCKFCDIINCYAYTKNMCKLLD, from the exons ATGGAGGAGGAAACAGGACCAATTTCAACACAAAGTTCACTGAAGGCGTGTCTTACATCCTCAGCAAGGAGCATTCTCCATTTTTTTGGAATTCACAATCGTACTGACGATGATGAAGTCTGGGAGTACAAGACCTTACACAGAATTCAG AGTGAAAAATTTGGCTTGTGGAGAAAAGGAAAATCCTCGGATGATGCCACAGAAATCCTTGTTCAACAAGTGTGGACTACAATGTCTAATGTCCTGTCTGAGAAAGTTCACATCTTACATGGGTCTGCAGGCCAAGACCAATTAATTCCACCAGTATCTGACTGCTGTTTGAG AAACCAAAGATCTACCACGAGTGATTGGAATCAGAGTGCCAAAAATGTCAAGGTCGTATCTGACGAAGCTTCAGGCAGTCAACAGGGAGCGCCACCAGACTCATCAGCTGATACAGAAAGTAACGTGCAAGATACGTCCACAAACCATCAAAATATCGCAACGTCATCTCAGGAATCGCCCAAGTCACAGAGTCAGACCTCAACACAAGGAGAAGAGGTTACATCAGACAACAAGAATCAGGATGTTTTGAGCCAGCAAGCGGCAGGCCCGGGTCACGGAGAATCTGCTCTCCAACAAGATGACAAGAATCAGTATGTTCTGAGCAAGCAAGCAGCAGGTCCAGGTCACGAAGAATCTGCTGTCCAGGAAGACAACATCCCACAGCAATCAGGAGCGTCATTTCCAAACCTTGGAGGAAAATTTGAGAACGATGAGGATAGAGAGATCTATTACTCCTGTG ATAATGTCAGTTTGAGAGGTGCACTGGATGTGGCTGAAGAGGAGGTAGGAACCGATGAAGTCAAGGAACAG ttACCTGACAACTTGGCAGCTGCAGATTTAGCATATGGAAAAGAGGCCTACAAAAATTACTCTTTATATATGCAG ATTGAAAGACAGGACACCATAGTAAAACTAAAAGAATCAAAAGAAGCTGCAATGGAGAAAATAGCTTGGAAAATATTGAAGATAGGAGAAGTCCTCGACTTAGCTAGGG AGTATTACCTGAATCCATCTAGTAGAGCAGCGAAGGCGTGGAAGGATTTACAGCACAATGTAAGATTGAACGACTCTAAGTGCAGCGAGGACAACGACGAAGACATGAGACACCGACTGTCTACACTTCACTCTCACAGACCGGTGTTCACCATTCTCTTAGTACTA GTACAAGTTGTGGTGTTTATTGCATTGTGTTGTATCGGTGGACTCACAAAGATGGGGTTTGAACCTGTCTTGGAATTATCAGAAGGAATACCAACCTTCCTTGGCACAGAGACCATTCACAAATGGATCAAACCCAACGTCTGGATTGGACCGGATGAAAAGTTCTGGATAA GTGTTGGGGCTGTTTATTCCACCTGTATACGGGAAGATTTCAAGTTGATATTGGCAACAGTCAAAAAGAACTACAGCTCTTCAGCCGTTCTGGGTTGTTGTGAGGTGGCTAATAGAAATGCTGCAGGGACCCTGACTCAACAGGAATGTGAACAGGAAACTGCCG GTGTGGGTATTTGGAAGATTGGTGTCCCTTGTGGTTCTAGACCAACGGGTCAGAACAGTGTGTCCCACAACATCAAGCCCTGCTGTGTCAACACGAGAGGAGAATGCCGAATGACATCCCACCAACACTGTATCTTTCTAGAGGGCGTTTTTCATCAGGAAAAGGGCAGAGAGCATTGTAGTCTG GTTAACTGCATATCTGAAATTTGTATTGGGAAGATAGGGTTTATGACGTCTAGCATCCCCTCCAGGCCGGACAGACCCTGGGTGGCTGAGCCCCCTAAGCAGTGGTGGCGCCTCCCCCTCTCAATTCTGTATCATCATGGAATAGTTCACGCCTCGCTGGAAGTGATCGTGGAATGTCTGATACTGAGCCAGATAGAGATCACTATAGGCTGGCTCCGGCTGATGATACTCTTTGTAGTGTGTGGATGTGGAGGCTTGCTG gcAGCAATGACGTTTAACCCATACCTGCCCCATGTTGGAGCCACGGGGGCCATTTTTGGAGCAGTAGGCCTGCTGTTTGTAGAACTAATCCAGTTCTGGTCACTCATAAACAAACCCTGGCAGGAGCTCCTCAAACTCCTCTTTCTGATGTCCGTCTTCATATTCTCAGGGACGCTGCCCTACCTCAACATATTCTCCATCATAGCTGGCTTTGTGTTGGGAGTGCTGTGTGCCATTTTACTGCTGCCTTATATCAGTGTCAAGAAGTGTAAGGCAATGTGTAGGGTCATCATGGTGTCCATATCAATCCCGTTCATTGTCGGTTTATTCACCGTCTTTATTTACGCATTTTATGAGGTCCAAATGCTGGAAAACTGTAAATTCTGTGACATTATCAACTGTTATGCGTATACTAAGAATATGTGTAAATTACTGGATTAA